A genomic stretch from Coffea arabica cultivar ET-39 chromosome 10c, Coffea Arabica ET-39 HiFi, whole genome shotgun sequence includes:
- the LOC140016173 gene encoding uncharacterized protein, which produces MAELGLGPQTPGSGPGPYRLGLPGEAKVLPEEVGGNPPECGILSILGKSRVVRRSGSLAGLESALPSATRADQVSSPRGSPVLLQLAPTRSKRTAESTGPGGGEGFQQKEAGASQGAGGSALSGERRQQIFQFVTENLPMLEDIIRQAKKGEGAGGAQTSKAKGKEKELPPDPSEDESRDQPPRRKRPRTPPRPRASVVGDSERYSRDRSARSHPRDPSPRKPTRNGFERSTARSVKSRPRDPIYLDPARDELEQILRPRPYEDNYATSPFTREIEDYPLPRRFKIPSIEMYDASTDPEDHLSVFLTHMRLQTAVDEVRCKTFPMFLKGKARLWFQGLKPGSIRSFPELARQFAAQFVSSKVYARNATHLMSIRQRPEESLRNFMTRFNAESLQVRDKNEKVVMVAFTNGLRVEELFYDLAKKPPVNLEELLRRAHEAANAEEAGRLKKESDRELGNRKGRTNPPEGKDVPSKKNVFDRLSKEKAPALPPLPEKTYTPLTRPKAQILAVMEAEGLGDRPPKMGTPRNKRNQDRYCAFHRDVGHDTEGCWALRKEIEDLIQRGFLGRFVRRPGQEPGRSHYGDRHEGRRRDRPERRDAPQGHSPDQDTQNLAGVINTIAGGPTGGNSHAARKNKRPPPEGDDSLKRLRMDEKITFGPRDAVPLASGNHEAIVIDIVTNNYRVKKVYVDQGSAVDIMFYRVFKVLGLRDDQLTPVRTSLVGFTGPPIRSEGMIILMVTVGQAPKCRTVPVNFVVVRQPSPYNVFLGRPALNALRAVSSTYHLSVKFSTPGGIAEVHGDPEGTRPNSWAQDETEEFPLREDRPNQVLRIGALLPAREKEDLKALLREYSQVFAWSVDDMPGIPTDLAVHHLDVDPHFKPVKQKKRSFAPERNEVIKAKVGKLLESKIILEVYYPTWLANPVLVKKEDQTWRMCVDFTDLNKAYPKDCFPLPRIDRLVDSTVGFDVLCFLDAFKGYHQIEMDEEDRDKTSFITEEGTYCYRTMPFGLKNAGATYQRLVNKLFRGQIGRNMEVYVDDMIVKSRTDQRLIPDLREILNILLQSRMRLNPKKCTFGGQPGQAPGHRGHGPPKEREGSPAAHGENGSPEQVPLAFRGSGTTLLASKDFRWTEECQKAFADLKAYLAELPTLTAPELGETLFLYLSTCNEAVSAVLVREDKGAQRPVYYVSRALQGPETRYSPAEKLVLVLVHAARKLRPYFQAHRVVVLTDQPLRQILTKPEVSGRMTKWVVELAEHDLSYRPRTAIKAQALADFLAEGANLNQTDLTPTPTDTPAEQPWVLFVDGASSREGSGAGLLLTSPTGKELTYALRFDFPASNNEAEYEALLTGLRIAHQMGVTTVRVRSDSQLVVLQVRGEYEAKDEVMKKYLAKVREAMALFRTFEIERVPRSQNKRADALSKLASSSFAHLSKEVLVEVVKQKSIDQAQVLAIDSSATWMTPLIDFLSSGALPENKAEARRIQLRAAKYAYTGGTLYRRSYLSPWLKCVTPEEGDYVLREVHEGICAAHVGSRVLAKKCLLLGYYWPSVFRDAADLVQKCRACQVHASLRHQLRCELIYDLEVEKTACGRKQETKRRKEGQSFTVYDSEEDEISMANNQTLRELVASELTHQPLCITFPTLAENTSFEVNKVETSSIQQQLSELMSFVRQLAVGNAQRAKACGICTNVGHSTDACPILQEDGAE; this is translated from the exons aTGGCCGAGCTGGGTCTTGGCCCTCAGACCCCTGGGAGCGGCCCCGGGCCGTACCGACTAGGGCTCCCAGGGGAGGCGAAGGTCCTCCCCGAAGAGGTCGGGGGTAATCCCCCTGAGTGCGGGATACTATCTATACTGGGCAAGTCCCGCGTCGTGCGGAGGTCGGGCTCCCTTGCAG GCTTGGAGTCAGCTCTGCCATCAGCGACCCGAGCTGATCAGGTCAGCTCTCCTAGGGGAAGTCCCGTgcttcttcagttggcgcc GACGCGATCCAAGCGCACGGCAGAGAGCACCGGCCCTGGGGGCGGTGAGGGGTTCCAGCAGAAAGAGGCTGGGGCGTCCCAGGGCGCCGGGGGCTCAGCCCTTTCAGGGGAGCGGAGGCAGCAGATCTTCCAGTTTGTGACGGAGAACCTCCCCATGCTGGAGGATATAATCCGGCAGGCGAAAAAGGGAGAGGGGGCTGGGGGTGcgcagacctccaaggccaaggGGAAGGAGAAGGAGTTACCCCCTGATCCTTCGGAGGATGAGTCGCGAGACCAACCTCCTAGGAGGAAGCGCCCCCGGACTCCTCCCCGCCCCCGAGCCTCGGTGGTCGGGGACAGCGAGAGGTATTCCCGCGACAGGTCCGCGAGGAGCCATCCCAGAGACCCCTCTCCGAGGAAGCCCACACGGAATGGGTTCGAGCGTTCCACGGCTCGGTCTGTCAAGAGCCGGCCCCGCGACCCCATTTATCTGGACCCTGCTCGGGATGAGCTCGAGCAGATCTTGAGGCCCCGGCCATACGAGGACAACTATGCAACCTCGCCTTTTACCCGGGAGATAGAGGACTACCCCCTACCCCGGAGGTTTAAGATCCCGAGCATCGAGATGTACGATGCCTCTACGGACCCAGAGGACCACCTCTCGGTCTTCTTGACGCATATGCGCCTGCAAACCGCCGTGGATGAGGTCCGCTGCAAGACCTTCCCCATGTTCCTAAAGGGGAAGGCGCGGCTCTGGTTCCAGGGGTTGAAACCGGGGTCTATACGGAGCTTTCCCGAGTTGGCTCGGCAGTTTGCAGCCCAGTTTGTCTCCTCGAAAGTCTACGCGAGGAACGCAACCCACCTGATGTCCATCAGACAGAGGCCTGAGGAGTCGCTGAGGAATTTCATGACCCGCTTCAATGCGGAGAGCTTGCAGGTCAgggacaaaaatgaaaaagtggTCATGGTCGCCTTCACAAATGGGCTCAGGGTGGAGGAGCTCTTCTATGACCTGGCCAAGAAGCCTCCCGTAAACCTGGAGGAACTCTTACGCAGGGCGCACGAGGCCGCTAATGCGGAGGAGGCAGGTCGTCTGAAGAAAGAATCAGATCGGGAGCTCGGAAATCGGAAAGGTCGGACGAACCCCCCGGAGGGCAAGGACGTCCCGTCCAAGAAAAACGTCTTCGACCGGCTCTCGAAGGAGAAGGCCCCTGCTCTGCCGCCACTCCCAGAGAAGACCTACACCCCTCTAACACGGCCCAAAGCTCAGATCTTGGCCGTTATGGAGGCGGAAGGACTAGGAGATCGGCCGCCAAAAATGGGGACGCCCCGAAACAAAAGGAACCAGGACAGGTACTGCGCCTTTCACCGCGACGTGGGACACGACACGGAGGGATGCTGGGCCCTGCGTAAGGAGATAGAAGACCTGATCCAGCGCGGCTTTTTAGGGCGGTTCGTGCGCCGACCAGGCCAGGAGCCCGGGCGCAGCCACTACGGAGACAGGCACGAGGGACGGCGTCGGGACCGCCCAGAGCGGCGCGACGCTCCTCAGGGCCACTCTCCCGACCAGGACACCCAGAACCTGGCGGGGGTGATAAACACCATTGCCGGAGGTCCCACAGGGGGGAACAGCCATGCAGCTCGGAAGAACAAGCGACCACCCCCCGAAGGGGACGATTCCTTGAAGCGCTTGCGCATGGACGAGAAGATCACCTTCGGGCCAAGGGATGCGGTCCCCCTGGCTTCTGGGAACCATGAGGCCATCGTGATAGACATTGTCACCAACAACTATCGGGTGAAAAAGGTATATGTCGACCAGGGTAGTGCGGTCGACATCATGTTCTACAGGGTGTTCAAGGTGCTCGGATTAAGGGATGACCAGCTCACCCCGGTTCGGACATCTCTGGTGGGATTTACCGGACCACCCATCAGGTCGGAAGGGATGATCATCCTGATGGTCACAGTAGGACAGGCTCCCAAATGCCGGACTGTTCCCGTCAACTTCGTGGTGGTCAGGCAGCCGTCCCCGTACAATGTGTTCCTGGGGAGGCCTGCTTTGAACGCCCTCCGGGCTGTCTCCTCCACTTACCACCTCAGCGTCAAGTTCTCTACCCCGGGAGGGATAGCCGAGGTGCACGGCGACCCGGAG GGGACGAGGCCCAACAGCTGGGCACAGGATGAGACTGAGGAATTCCCCTTAAGGGAGGATCGGCCCAACCAGGTCCTCCGCATCGGAGCCTTGTTGCCCGCCAGAGAGAAGGAGGACTTGAAAGCTCTGCTAAGAGAGTACTCCCAGGTCTTCGCTTGGTCGGTTGATGACATGCCTGGGATCCCAACGGACCTGGCAGTCCACCACCTTGACGTCGACCCTCACTTCAAGCCGGTGAAGCAGAAGAAAAGGAGTTTTGCCCCTGAGAGGAACGAGGTGATCAAGGCGAAGGTCGGCAAGCTGTTGGAGTCCAAGATCATCCTGGAGGTCTACTACCCGACCTGGTTGGCCAATCCGGTCCTAGTCAAGAAGGAGGACCAGACCTGGAGGATGTGCGTAGACTTCACGGATCTTAACAAAGCCTACCCGAAGGATTGCTTTCCCCTGCCTAGAATCGACAGGTTAGTAGACTCTACTGTGGGTTTTGATGTTTTATGCTTCTTGGATGCTTTTAAGGGATACCACCAGATAGAGATGGATGAGGAGGATCGGGATAAGACCTCCTTCATCACTGAAGAAGGGACCTACTGCTACAGAACCATGCCGTTCGGACTTAAGAACGCGGGGGCCACTTACCAGCGCCTGGTCAACAAGCTATTCCGAGGCCAGATCGGCAGGAACATGGAGGTCTATGTGGACGACATGATCGTCAAAAGTCGGACTGACCAGCGGCTCATACCCGACCTGAGGGAGATCTTGAACATCCTGCTGCAAAGCCGGATGCGCCTAAATCCAAAGAAGTGCACCTTTGGG GGCCAACCCGGACAAGCTCCAGGCCATCGTGGACATGGCCCCCCCAAGGAACGTGAAGGAAGTCCAGCGGCTCACGGGGAGAATGGCAGCCCTGAGCAGGTTCCTCTCGCGTTCCGCGGTTCGGGGACTACCCTTCTGGCGTCCAAGGACTTTCGTTGGACCGAGGAGTGTCAAAAAGCGTTCGCCGACCTGAAAGCGTATCTGGCCGAGCTGCCAACTCTGACCGCCCCAGAGTTAGGGGAGACCCTATTCCTATATCTGTCCACCTGCAACGAGGCCGTTAGTGCGGTCTTGGTACGGGAGGACAAGGGGGCTCAGAGGCCGGTGTATTACGTCAGCCGAGCTCTGCAGGGACCAGAGACGCGATACTCGCCCGCCGAGAAGCTGGTCCTTGTCTTGGTACATGCTGCTCGCAAGCTCCGCCCTTACTTCCAGGCTCACCGCGTTGTAGTACTGACCGACCAGCCCCTACGGCAGATACTCACCAAGCCCGAAGTGTCGGGCAGGATGACCAAGTGGGTCGTCGAGCTGGCCGAGCACGACCTTAGCTATCGGCCCCGCACCGCGATCAAGGCCCAGGCCTTAGCAGACTTCCTTGCGGAGGGGGCTAACTTAAACCAAACCGATTTGACCCCGACACCCACGGACACCCCGGCGGAGCAGCCTTGGGTGCTGTTCGTGGACGGTGCCTCGAGCAGGGAAGGGAGCGGAGCTGGCCTACTGCTCACCTCGCCAACCGGAAAAGAACTGACCTACGCGCTTAGGTTCGATTTTCCGGCATCCAACAACGAGGCAGAATATGAGGCCCTCCTGACGGGGCTGCGGATAGCCCACCAGATGGGCGTCACCACAGTCAGAGTTCGGAGCGACTCTCAGCTCGTCGTCCTCCAGGTCCGCGGGGAGTACGAGGCCAAGGATGAGGTCATGAAGAAATACCTGGCTAAGGTACGGGAGGCGATGGCCCTGTTCAGAACATTTGAAATAGAGCGGGTGCCGAGGTCCCAGAACAAGCGGGCAGACGCCCTCTCGAAGTTGGCGTCTTCCTCATTTGCCCACCTGAGCAAGGAGGTCTTAGTAGAGGTGGTAAAACAAAAAAGTATCGATCAGGCTCAGGTCCTGGCTATAGACAGCTCGGCCACCTGGATGACGCCCCTCATAGATTTCCTCAGCTCGGGTGCCCTCCCCGAAAACAAAGCCGAGGCACGCCGAATCCAGCTCCGGGCTGCCAAGTACGCCTACACCGGGGGTACCCTCTATAGGAGATCGTATCTGTCCCCCTGGTTAAAGTGCGTGACTCCCGAAGAAGGTGATTACGTCCTGCGCGAAGTCCATGAAGGAATATGTGCGGCACACGTGGGATCTCGGGTATTGGCCAAAAAGTGCCTCCTTCTGGGCTACTACTGGCCCTCTGTCTTCCGAGACGCAGCAGATCTGGTCCAGAAATGCCGAGCTTGCCAGGTACACGCCTCGCTGCGTCATCAGCTAAGAT GTGAATTGATATACGACCTTGAGGTTGAGAAGACAGCATGTGGGCGAAAACAAGAGACCAAGAGACGCAAAGAGGGACAGTCATTTACTGTATACGATTCTGAAGAAGACGAAATTAGCATGGCCAACAACCAAACACTAAGGGAGCTGGTTGCCTCGGAGTTGACCCACCAGCCTTTGTGCATTACATTCCCAACTCTGGCTGAGAATACTTCCTTTGA GGTCAACAAGGTAGAGACGTCATCTATTCAGCAGCAACTGTCAGAGTTGATGTCTTTTGTCAGGCAACTAGCTGTGGGGAATGCGCAGCGAGCGAAAGCCTGTGGAATTTGTACAAACGTGGGCCACTCCACAGATGCATGTCCCATTTTGCAAGAAGATGGAGCTGAATAA
- the LOC140016174 gene encoding uncharacterized protein — protein sequence MQEARSRNDGIKHIEITTNFLWQIWKARNEWCFNQELKEGHQVSKKAVEEWMEYDEAIRDVKMANEENSQPENKHRMLVGLMEQHSNIMYTDAGMNQGKAKAGVGIITKANNGRILVTLSIPHPGAKDTAEMEAIAIRTALGKAIEENMASLLILSDCKAVVNRLNTGCQGLTSMDMLIKDIRQLSQSC from the coding sequence ATGCAGGAAGCTAGATCAAGGAATGATGGGATTAAACACATTGAAATCACAACTAACTTCCTCTGGCAAATCTGGAAGGCAAGGAATGAGTGGTGTTTTAACCAGGAATTGAAGGAGGGGCACCAAGTATCCAAAAAAGCTGTGGAGGAATGGATGGAATATGATGAGGCTATAAGAGATGTTAAGATGGCCAATGAAGAGAATTCTCAGCCAGAAAACAAACATCGAATGCTAGTTGGACTGATGGAACAACATAGCAATATAATGTACACGGATGCTGGAATGAACCAAGGCAAAGCTAAAGCAGGAGTTGGGATTATTACTAAAGCTAACAATGGCAGGATTCTTGTAACATTGTCCATCCCACATCCTGGAGCTAAAGATACTGCAGAAATGGAGGCTATAGCCATTCGAACAGCCTTGGGCAAGGCTATAGAGGAAAACATGGCATCCTTATTGATTCTTTCTGACTGCAAAGCTGTTGTGAATAGACTCAATACAGGATGTCAAGGCCTAACCTCAATGGACATGCTAATTAAAGACATCAGACAGCTAAGTCAGTCCTGTTAG